In Equus quagga isolate Etosha38 unplaced genomic scaffold, UCLA_HA_Equagga_1.0 146_RagTag, whole genome shotgun sequence, the genomic stretch ACAGTATGAAGTCATATCCACCTGGATTCCCAAACAACACCcgcaggggccaggcaggtaacCAAACTGAGGGAGATGGGCCAGGTGTGGGAGAgaccaggcaggaggcaggcaaaTGGCAAATGTCCTGTCTGAAAAGGGCTGGCCTGACCCCATGGCGGTACACGTGCCTCGATGCAAGATCTTCCTAGGGTCACAAGAAGTCAGAAATCCAGATTCTTATGAGAAATATCCCAATTTTAAATCTGTGCAGGCCAAATAATACATCTGAAGTCTGCATGAAACCTATAGGCTGACACTTCTAGAAAAATTCACTTCCTTTGCTGCTTTCATGAGCCGCAATGCAAAACATAGCTTGTTAACGTAATTCAAAATCAACATAGGATTTTTCTTCACTTCAAAATAGAAAGCATTAAGTAAAGACATTGCCTTTTATTGAATAGCAAATAGTATcattaaagagataaaatgaagTGCTGTGatctaaaatttcaaatagatttcACGAAaacataagtattttatttattctaaccCAGCAGGATATATGCCCAAATATGTAGTCATCAGACATGGAATTCAGTGGcacttaaaatatgtaatattagGTGCTTATAACCAAGAGCTGGATTTTAAACTCCACAGTTattatcaacataaaaattacagTGTAACTACTAAATAATTAGTACCGTCATGTGGTAAATACATTAAATTACAAATCTTTACATCTGTACataactcattttacaaacaaatgtttttaaatgtccaaCTTTCATTTAAACACTAAACGTTGCTGGACAAAAGTCTGCAATAAATATTCCCTTGGGCGGACAGGGAAATGTTTTCACGAGATCTGTGTCACAATGGACATCTGAGTAAATACGTAAAACTTTCAACTCCTCATGTGGTTACTGAAACCTTGTATTCTGAAAATCCTCTTATATTTTAAACGAAATttagttattaatttaaaaagtacctGTTCTCTTGAAGCTAATATTATTCATGGTTAGGTTGTCCCCAAAATCATAAATAGGTTGTTCACCGTCCCCTCAGTTCACTTAgtagttaattttttaagtgaacCTTCGATAATGACAATCAggtatttttctttgcttatttatgtATCTACTTGTATTATAACTCACTAAACAacttataatgaaaaaaagaacacgTAGCCCTTTTCTAAGCAGTAGAGTGGAGTTGTCCAATAAAACATCTTCAGCCAGTTTGTAACTTGAAAGTCGAAGTGctgcatatttttaataaaagtaccataagttgaaatataatgatcaCCATGTTTTCCAGGCCAGAAAGCAATTATCTAACAGCCATTCTGTGGAGCCAGGAACTTTAAGACTACAAGGTGCTGTATTTTCCAGCACTTTCCTCCATGACGTTGCCGGGTTCAAGGAACTTTCCTCAGAAATCCTTGTGGCAATGCCAGCAGCCCTCCACCTGTCTGCCATTGTACTACGTGGTGGACCTATAACCGTGGCCTGTCAACTGGAACTGAAGTCCGGACAGCTCTTCCCAGGCAGCGGGGGCTCCTGCTGCAGCGGGTAAGTGAAGTACTGGGGTGACACCAGGAAACCAGATGGCTGGGTCAGGTGGATTGGGTGGCCTGTGGTGTAAGGCGGGGGTGGCGAGGGCACCaagcagcctggctctgccctggcaAAGGAGAACCTGCGGATGGAGCCCCCTGTGGAGCTGGAGCTGGTGGCCGTGCTGGACTGTCTGGAAGGTGCCCTGAGGCTGGTGGAGGTCAAGATCATGGGCAGGGTCTCTGTCTGATAGCTGCGGAGTGAGAAGCGGATTGGCTGCTGCGAGGGCTCCTTGGGTCTCAAGCAGGTACAGCAATAAATAGCCACCAAAGAGCCCAGGATGATGAAGGCAATGAAGATGGAGCCGACGATCAGGAAGGGAACGTAGACAGGCTCTAAAAGgcaaaaacagacatacacagaggCTTGGACAAGGGTCTCCCAGACTCCTGGCAGCTCAGGATGAGCGGGGCAGGGGCTGAGTATTACTACCGTTGTCAGCCCAACTTCTCAGAGCTTATTCCTGGGACCTCTAAAGTGCAAACTATAAGGATGGAATATTCTTGCTCCTAGTGAGGAGAAAGCAAACTGACATTGTAGCCTCTGTTAGCAATTAGCCATCATATCGCACATCTGAAAGTCAGAAGGAACAGAATCTATCCTCCTGTTCACCCACCGGAGGGAGGGAAAAGCTAAAGTGGTTTGGTTACGGTAATTCTGGGCTTAAATCCAAGTTTTGGTAGTTTTATCACAGTGGGGCACTTAGGGCTCTGACCCATCTCTGAGGTTGAAAATTCATCTCTCATCCCAGGAACCTCCAATCTAAGCCTGTTACATGGGATCCCCCAGGAATTTAGGAGACTATGGAAAGAACAGTACAAAAGAATCCATAGTGGGCCCCAATTAACCATGTGTCCTAGTGCATCACACATTGTTATTTCTGGATGCTTCTTTCCAGAAATGATTTGGGGTCCCTACTCCAGCTGCCATGCCTCTGCCTCTCGATTTCCACCCACCTTTTCCACTCTGAGATCAGGCTGAACTCTAAATAGATCACGACACAGTTCTGGGtgttggtggcccaggctttctgTGAAAGCATCCCTCAGACAGAGCAAACCTCcgtttccttctctctctacaAGGCAGACAAAATTTCCCACCCCAGAGGCACCCTGGGGGCAGTTCTCCGGGTGTCTGCCCTGTCTGATTGAGCCACACTCTGAGGAAACTTCCCGCttagaggcagaagaaagaaaacctgcATTAACTAAGGCTGTACCCTGTGTCTGGTTCTCTCTTATTTATTATCTGACTCAAGTCTCATGGATTCCTTGTGAGGTGGGCATGATAAGCTCtattttccagatggggaaacccACCAGAGAGTTTCTGACTTTCCCAAAAACACCCAGGCGGTCAGTTAACTATCAACCCTCAGGATCTGTGGGCTCCTTCCTAGGTGTAAGTTCTTCAGGGTACCACCCATGCTTGCGTGTACAGTAGCAGCCTGGGGAAGGCAAGGCCAAAGTGACCAACTAACCACTTACTCAGCACCGTGCTAAGCGTTCATACACTCTCATAATGCGCATCCCAACTCCTCCGAGAGCAATATGCCCATTTTAGAGTTGAGAGGAGGCCTAGAgcagttaggtaacttgcccaagcttgCGCAGCTGGCAAGCGACAGAGCCGCGGTCCGTGAGTTTGCCAGATGCCAGCCTCAGTGAGCGCGGAGACTGCCCCCGCTCCTGCCGTCCTCGGGCTCCTCCGAGCAGAGCAAGGAAGCCCGGGAAGGAGTCCCTGCTGCAGACTGGGCACTTACTCTGAGAGAGGAACCGGCCCCACGAGGAGCAGGGCCCCAGgaagaatatgcatttttctaaCAAGCCAGGAGGGCCTAGACTCCCCTACGTTCCACTGAGCATCTTTTCTCCAGAAATCACTTCCCAAATCCTCTAGATTGGAAATTTTGACCTCCAAAGTTAAATTCCTTAAAAGTCGAACGGAGTTCTAAGAAAAGCAGGCTCCCCTTTCCCCTAGGGTATCAGtctctgggggaggggggcgcCGGCACCATTGAGTCTCCGACCTCTCCCCGCCTTTCCCGGCTCGGCCCTCCACTCTGGAGTCCCGGGGTGTCGCTGCTCTGAGCTCCGCCCGCTCGGCCCGTTTCCCGGCGGTAAAAGCATCGCCTCCAGCTCTAAAGGGTTTCCCTGAAGTTCCGATTCAGgtggaaagctttttttttccaggtgtaAAGTTGCTTTGCTGGGGTCGTGATTTATTCCGCTCTGAAGTGAGCGGAAATTTGACCCGTGTTTTCCGACGTGAGAATAGGGGGCGGGGAAGCCCCTGCGACCCCGGTTTCTAAATCTCCACCTCGAGGACCTGGGCATTTCTGAAAGGCGTGACAATAGGGGGTGGGCCGGAGAGGGTAATTCGatgcagagaaatgaaaggaagtcGCGAGAATGGGGCAGCGGTTTAGAAACGCTAGCAAAGGACCACAAGAAAAGGAGTAAAATGTGGCTGAAGTTCCTTAGCCCTGCAGGGCCGCAGATGAGCGCGTCCCAAGAGCTGCGTTCCGCGCGCCATCGGCGCTTCCCGAAGCTCCCGGAGCGAGCAGGGCGCGCAATGGAGCGCCCTCACCGCTCCTGAAAACCAAAGCGCAGCCTGGCGCTGCCcgcaccccccccgcccccccagccaTTCTCCCCACCTTCCGAGTGCCCGGGAGCCCCAACTGTCTTCCCTAGGGTCACCCAGCGCAAGCCCCGCGGTCTTCGCTGCCCCTTGCAAACTTTCCCTGGGGCCGCCGACCCGCGGAGACTGCGCGTCTGGCTGGAATTGGGACTGCAAAGGAATAGGGCTCCTGGACCCGAAACGCGACCACCCACTCCTCCCTTGATACCCCACCTCGCTGTGTCCACTCTGCGCAGACCCAGGAAGGCCTGGCGCGCCTGCCCACGTGCACACCCGCCCGCGTGCACACCCGCCGGCGGCCGGGCGGGGTCTGCCCCAGATGGCCCGCACTCACGCGCCGTGATGCCCGGGTGCTCCAGCTCGCTGCGGTCGTTGGTGCAGCCGCCCTGCTCTAGCCGGGCGTCGGCCGCTGCGCAGCAGTAGCGCAGCGCGCAGGAGCCGCAGCAGATGGTGGCGTCCAGCGTGTCGAAGTCCTCCGGGCACTGGAAGCCCTCGTGGTAGTTGCCCTGCACGTCCACCCAGCCGTGGCAGTACTCTCCGGACTGCTGTGCCCCCGCCGGACCCCAGCGCAGCCagcccaggaggaggcagagcgCCAGCAGCGCCCCCATCGCCGCTGGGCGTCCTGGGCGGCCGGGAGGGGGTCGCGGCTGGAGAGCGAGAGGCTGAGGCCGGGCGCCGGGCGCCGGGCGCAGCGCGGTTGCGCCTCCCGCGTGGGTTAGCAGGGGCCGGGGAGGCGGCAAGGGCTGGGCTGCGGGCTCCGCAGGCCGAGGATCAGCATGGTGCGCAGGGGCGAGTCGGCGAGGGCCCGCGGAAGGCGCCGgcagaggctgctgctgctgctgccctttgCCCGGCTCATAATGCTCCTGGCGCGAAGGGCGCGCCGAAACCTCGGccacctccctctccactcctcaAAGGAGCCATCGCCCCCGGGGCTGGTCACTCCAGGGCTGCACGGCGGCCCGACTTGTGGCCGTCGCCGGGTCCCCGAGCCGAggccaaaagaagaagaatttgagATCCCCCACGTGCGTGTCCCCGGACCAGCGGCCCCTCCGCCCCCGCCCCTATCTGTCACGGGAGCAGGAATCAGCCTGGCCGCGGCCAAGTACAAACGGCCTCCCGGCTGCTGACAGCTCAGCCTGCAAAGCgtcctttaaaaaggaagagggagggggagacagcGAGGGTTAAGAAAGAGTCCGCCCTCCCGGGTCGCGCCGCTGGAGCTAATGACGGCGGACGCGGCGCGGACCGCGGGGCCTCCTCCGCTTTTCCACGGCCACCCCCGCCCCCGGGCTCCCCCAGGACCCAACTCCAAACCTGAGGGGCTCAGGccctcccacacacaccccaccctccGCACAGCCCAAAAAACTCCGCAGAGTGAGGGAGAGGGCTGCCGGCTTTCTGTGTCTATCCACTCGGGTTTTGCTTTTTACggatgtgattaaaaaaaaaaaaaaagaaaaacgagcGCGGTGATTGAGGTTTTTCGAATCTTCTGTCGCCTGTTGCACAGATCCGGACTCGTTCCCGGGGCACCGATTCTAAGAGTTCAGGAGGGGTAACAGGATTTTTAGGGGCTGCCAACATTTGCACTGAGGTTTCCATCCACGTTTCTTCCACTTTTCTAAGAGGGACGGCACATTTTTACAAATCCACCCGCCCTCGCACTCTATCCTGCACGCCCCTAACCTGCGCGCCGCCCGTGAAGCCTCGCCGGTCCCCACCACCAGCCAGGGCAGCGCGCGAAACCGCAGAGAGCTCGACTTCTCGGTTCGCGCccgcaaaggaaataaaaggacaaaattgaTGATAATTGAGCAGCTCTGAACTTCTGTTCGGGCAgagaaacacatttatttaaacGATGTGTCCCCTGTGTGCTATTTTCAGGGGCACCACTCCTTTAGCGGCGTAAGTGTCTTATGAAACTGGTGTTACGTGAAACCTGGGCTAAACtcaagaatttatttttactgcATCTTGAACTTCCTCTCATCGTTTACTGGTACGTGTGAATATGTTCCGCGTATCTTAACCTATTTGTCAAACGCTGAATGCCCGTGTCACTGATTTAGATGTTGGCAAGTggactgaaacaaaacaaagtttgCTGCGCACCAGCAGTAAAAGTGAGCGTCAAAAGCGTTTACCACGCCCGCAGCTTCCCGATGGTCCGAATCAGTCCAGAGAAgcgtttttttctttaaactctgaataaaacgatttctttttaaaaatctaagttcaAGTATACTCCAAGTGAAGAATTACttctgatttctgattttaaatattgaGATTAGCGTTTCGTTAtaagaatgtaaaaataatgtCCAACATTTCAGATATTATCGGACTGTgtacatatttaactttattgCTGTCTTAGAAATAGATACTTCTTGGGACAATAATAAGCTATGAAGTAAAGCCAGATTAAGTTTTTAAGGCTTTTATCCACAAACAACAATGGGACAGTTTTTCTTGACGTAAGAAACTTAAATTAAGCATGTGGAAAATTGTTTTGCAGGAATTTTTTAGTTACTgtgtttttatttaccaaaacagcaaaaaaaatgtTCTTACCAGACTTAAAGGGGTttgataaagttgtttttcaggagCTTTGTTTGGATTGTATATATCCCGAGCAGTTAAGGGGGAAAGTCATTTAGAACCACAGCAAAATGAAGACATAGGGACCGTAATAAGATAA encodes the following:
- the LOC124232973 gene encoding protein shisa-3 homolog; translation: MGALLALCLLLGWLRWGPAGAQQSGEYCHGWVDVQGNYHEGFQCPEDFDTLDATICCGSCALRYCCAAADARLEQGGCTNDRSELEHPGITAQPVYVPFLIVGSIFIAFIILGSLVAIYCCTCLRPKEPSQQPIRFSLRSYQTETLPMILTSTSLRAPSRQSSTATSSSSTGGSIRRFSFARAEPGCLVPSPPPPYTTGHPIHLTQPSGFLVSPQYFTYPLQQEPPLPGKSCPDFSSS